A stretch of Gammaproteobacteria bacterium DNA encodes these proteins:
- a CDS encoding DUF3237 domain-containing protein, whose amino-acid sequence MKEDSMFDYAMEHICSYSATLQSPFEGIGETPLGLRVNAYVSGGEVSGPRLRGRVLPVGGDWLTIRRDGMGMLDVRATMETHDGALIDVQYQGLMDLGADGYARMLAGDPPVRAAIRAVPRLVCAHPDYLWLNRLQCLNIGEVDFATATVAYDMYALR is encoded by the coding sequence ATGAAGGAGGATTCCATGTTCGATTACGCGATGGAGCATATCTGCAGCTACAGCGCCACGTTGCAATCGCCGTTCGAGGGGATTGGCGAAACGCCGCTGGGCTTGCGCGTCAATGCCTACGTCAGTGGCGGCGAGGTGTCTGGCCCGCGGTTGCGCGGACGGGTTCTGCCGGTCGGTGGTGACTGGCTCACCATCCGCCGCGACGGCATGGGCATGCTGGATGTCAGGGCGACGATGGAAACCCATGACGGCGCGTTGATCGACGTCCAGTACCAGGGTTTGATGGATCTCGGGGCGGACGGCTATGCCCGGATGCTGGCCGGCGATCCGCCGGTGCGCGCCGCGATCCGCGCCGTGCCGCGCCTGGTGTGCGCGCACCCGGATTATCTCTGGCTGAATCGTCTGCAGTGCCTGAACATCGGCGAGGTGGATTTTGCCACCGCCACCGTCGCCTACGATATGTACGCCTTGCGCTGA
- a CDS encoding glucose 1-dehydrogenase, whose translation MRLAGKTALVTGAGSGLGEAIACRLAAEGACVVASDIDLQSVQAVVASLHAAGLQAEAVSQDVTDEARWSEVIVDVIGRHRRLDILVNNAGIVITGTVEDATLDDWRKTQRVNLDAVFLGTRAAIRAMKDSGGSIINISSIEGIVGDPLTAAYNASKGGVRIFTKSAALHCAAQGYRVRVNSVHPGFIATPMVTNALAAMPPAESAEFEARVMASIPVGTMGEPLDIANGVLFLASDESRYMTGAELVIDGGYTAR comes from the coding sequence ATGCGATTGGCAGGCAAGACGGCGCTGGTGACGGGCGCCGGATCGGGGCTCGGTGAGGCGATTGCGTGTCGTCTGGCCGCGGAGGGTGCCTGCGTGGTGGCGAGCGATATCGACCTGCAATCGGTGCAGGCGGTCGTGGCATCGCTGCATGCGGCGGGTCTGCAGGCCGAGGCGGTGAGCCAGGATGTCACCGACGAAGCACGCTGGAGCGAAGTCATCGTCGATGTCATCGGGCGTCACCGGCGGCTCGATATCCTGGTGAACAATGCCGGCATCGTGATCACCGGCACGGTCGAGGACGCGACACTCGATGACTGGCGCAAGACCCAGCGAGTGAATCTCGATGCGGTGTTCCTCGGCACCCGCGCGGCGATCCGGGCGATGAAGGACAGTGGCGGTTCGATCATCAATATCTCCTCCATCGAGGGAATCGTCGGCGATCCGCTGACCGCCGCCTACAATGCCAGCAAGGGTGGCGTGCGGATATTCACCAAGTCGGCCGCGCTGCATTGCGCCGCACAGGGCTACCGGGTGCGGGTGAATTCGGTGCATCCGGGGTTCATCGCGACGCCGATGGTGACGAATGCGCTGGCGGCCATGCCGCCCGCGGAATCCGCGGAGTTCGAGGCACGGGTAATGGCGAGCATCCCGGTTGGCACGATGGGCGAGCCGCTCGATATCGCCAATGGCGTGTTGTTTCTCGCCTCGGATGAATCGCGCTACATGACCGGCGCGGAACTCGTGATCGATGGCGGCTACACCGCACGCTGA
- a CDS encoding SDR family oxidoreductase, with translation MGIEAMFSLAGKVALVTGAATGIGLAPGVSEAREIVYGMTAMGRLGTPRDVAAMVLFLASDAASYVTGAEFVVDDGMSAR, from the coding sequence ATGGGCATCGAAGCGATGTTTTCGCTCGCGGGCAAGGTGGCGCTGGTAACGGGAGCGGCCACCGGCATCGGTCTGGCGCCGGGTGTGAGCGAGGCGCGCGAGATCGTGTATGGCATGACCGCGATGGGACGGCTCGGCACGCCGCGCGACGTGGCGGCGATGGTGCTGTTCCTGGCCAGCGATGCGGCAAGTTACGTGACCGGCGCGGAGTTCGTGGTCGATGACGGCATGAGCGCACGCTGA